In Arachis stenosperma cultivar V10309 chromosome 1, arast.V10309.gnm1.PFL2, whole genome shotgun sequence, one DNA window encodes the following:
- the LOC130936434 gene encoding ethylene-overproduction protein 1-like yields MRGLKLSERFKSTQVHALSSSSEKANGGGGGSTSTSSSNNNKASNKASSMASSKSNNNNNSKHRTKLPYSWSKLKSITTTTATTTNNNTPSAISNLVASLQLPSTETIEPTIEPFLKPINLIDSLAELYNRMECSSSCSPSQPQKEAMLLLYVEQYSLLRGIGDQKILRRCLRMARENAEDVISKVVTSAWLRFERRDDELVGLSPMECGGYVLECPKKNLEHGLSNRLCSVNDKCQCHKDSSKQDNFTEIENVNANVCLETEKSDVLFCVGNEGIGCVRCKIAALSEPFGAMLYGGFSEAKMKKIEFSGNGICSEGMRALEFYSRTKRLELFSPMIVLELLSFANRFCCEDLKCDCDAYLASIVWTIDEALILIEYGIEERAKLLVGSCLQVLLRELPNSLHNSKVVKVFCSYEAKARLAMVGYDSFLLYYFLSQVAMEESMISKTTVMLLERMRECASERWQKALAFHQLGCVLLERKEYKDAQRCFEAAVEAGHVYSMAGVARTKYKLGQPYSAYKLISSLIFGHKRAGWMYQERSLYNMGKEKSLDLDVATELDPSLSFPYKYRALEKVEEKQTKEGIMELDKFIGFKLSPDCLELRAWLYISLGDHDSAIRDIRALLTIEPNYITSHGKINAEYLLQLLSRRVQQKSQGDCWMQLYDQWSSVDDVGSLAIIHQMLENDPGKSLLEFRQSLLLLRLNCQKAAMRSLRLARNHSSSMQERLIYEGWILYDTGYREEALARADRSIEIQRSFEAFFLKAYVLADSNLDPESASYVIQLLQEALKCPSDGLRKGQALNNLGSIYVDSGKLELARECYSNALAIRHTRAHQGLARVYQQKNQRKAAYDEMTKLIEKAESNASAYEKRSEYCDREMAKADLDVATQMDPLRTYPYRYRAAVMMDEQRENEAVEELSKVINFKPDLQVLHLRAAFYESMGDLSSALQDCQAALCLDPNHADTLELYRRTQKLKS; encoded by the exons ATGCGTGGATTGAAGTTAAGTGAACGATTCAAGAGCACTCAAGTTCATGCTCTTAGTTCTTCATCAGAAAAAGccaatggtggtggtggtggtagcaCTAGCACtagcagcagcaacaacaacaaagcttCCAACAAAGCTTCATCAATGGCTTCCAGcaaatccaacaacaacaataacagtAAACACAGAACAAAGTTACCATATTCTTGGTCAAAGCTGAAAtccatcaccaccaccaccgccaccaccaccaacaacaACACACCTTCAGCTATTTCAAACCTTGTTGCATCTCTTCAGCTTCCTTCAACTGAAACCATTGAGCCAACCATAGAACCTTTTCTTAAGCCAATTAACCTCATAGATTCCTTAGCAGAACTCTATAacagaatggagtgttcttcttcttgttcaccaTCACAGCCACAGAAAGAAGCAATGTTGTTGTTGTATGTGGAACAGTACTCACTTTTGCGTGGAATTGGAGACCAGAAGATACTGAGAAGGTGTCTGAGGATGGCGCGAGAGAACGCAGAAGATGTGATCTCAAAGGTTGTAACTTCGGCATGGTTGAGATTTGAGAGAAGAGATGATGAGCTTGTTGGTTTGTCTCCAATGGAGTGTGGTGGGTATGTTCTTGAATGTCCTAAGAAGAATCTAGAACATGGGTTAAGTAATAGGCTTTGTTCAGTCAATGATAAGTGCCAGTGTCATAAAGATTCATCAAAACAAGATAATTTCACTGAGATTGAGAATGTGAATGCCAATGTTTGTTTGGAAACTGAGAAAAGTGATGTTTTATTTTGTGTTGGGAATGAGGGAATTGGGTGTGTTAGGTGCAAAATTGCGGCGCTTTCAGAACCATTTGGAGCAATGCTCTATGGTGGATTTTCGGAGGCAAAGATGAAGAAGATTGAGTTCTCAGGGAATGGGATTTGCTCTGAGGGAATGAGAGCATTGGAATTTTACAGCAGGACAAAAAGGTTGGAACTTTTTTCTCCCATGATTGTTTTGGAGCTTCTTTCTTTTGCTAATAGGTTTTGTTGTGAGGATTTGAAGTGTGATTGTGATGCTTATTTGGCTTCAATTGTTTGGACTATTGATGAAGCTTTGATTCTTATTGAGTATGGAATTGAAGAGAGGGCTAAACTTCTTGTAGGTTCATGCTTGCAAGTTTTGCTTAGGGAGCTTCCTAAttctctgcataattcaaaGGTCGTTAAGGTTTTTTGTAGCTACGAGGCGAAGGCGAGGTTGGCCATGGTGGGGTATGATTCTTTCTTGTTGTACTATTTCCTAAGCCAGGTTGCCATGGAGGAAAGCATGATTTCCAAAACAACAGTGATGTTGCTGGAGAGAATGAGGGAGTGTGCTAGCGAGAGATGGCAGAAGGCACTTGCTTTCCATCAATTGGGGTGTGTTTTGCTTGAAAGGAAAGAGTATAAGGATGCACAACGTTGTTTCGAGGCTGCGGTTGAGGCAGGGCATGTTTATTCTATGGCTGGTGTGGCCAGGACCAAGTACAAGCTAGGCCAACCGTATTCGGCCTACAAGTTAATTAGTTCTCTCATATTCGGCCATAAGCGAGCCGGGTGGATGTATCAGGAGCGTTCTCTGTACAATATGGGAAAGGAAAAGAGTCTAGATTTGGATGTTGCAACCGAATTAGACCCTTCGCTTTCATTTCCATATAAGTATAGAGCCTTGGAAAAGGTTGAGGAGAAGCAGACAAAGGAAGGAATCATGGAGCTAGATAAGTTCATTGGATTCAAGCTCTCCCCAGATTGCCTAGAATTGAGGGCTTGGTTGTACATTTCTCTGGGGGATCATGATAGCGCCATTCGAGATATTCGAGCATTGTTAACTATAGAACCGAATTACATAACTTCACATGGGAAGATCAATGCAGAATACTTGCTCCAACTTTTGAGCCGCAGAGTTCAGCAGAAGAGTCAAGGTGATTGCTGGATGCAATTGTATGATCAATGGTCTTCTGTTGATGATGTTGGTTCTTTGGCGATTATCCATCAGATGCTAGAGAATGATCCCGGAAAGAGCTTGCTAGAGTTTCGTCAGTCTCTACTCCTCTTGAG GTTAAACTGTCAAAAGGCCGCAATGCGCAGTTTGCGGTTGGCAAGAAATCACTCTAGCTCAATGCAAGAAAGGCtaatttatgaaggatggatacTATATGACACCGGCTATCGCGAAGAAGCTCTTGCAAGGGCAGACAGATCCATTGAAATTCAGAGATCATTTGAAGCTTTTTTTCTGAAAGCATATGTGTTGGCAGATTCTAATTTGGATCCTGAATCTGCTTCCTATGTTATCCAACTTCTTCAAGAAGCACTTAAATGTCCTTCAGACGGCCTTCGCAAAGGACAA GCATTGAACAACCTAGGGAGTATTTATGTGGATTCTGGTAAGCTAGAACTTGCAAGAGAATGTTACAGTAATGCCCTTGCAATTAGGCACACAAGAGCTCATCAAGGTCTAGCACGCGTTTATCAGCAGAAGAATCAAAGAAAAGCTGCTTACGACGAAATGACCAAGCTAATCGAGAAGGCGGAGAGCAATGCTTCGGCATATGAGAAACGGTCAGAATATTGTGACCGCGAGATGGCAAAGGCTGATCTTGATGTTGCAACTCAGATGGATCCTTTAAGGACATATCCATATAGATACAGAGCAGCAG TGATGATGGATGAGCAAAGAGAAAATGAAGCTGTGGAAGAACTTAGCAAAGTCATAAATTTCAAGCCTGACCTGCAAGTGCTTCATCTTCGAGCTGCATTTTACGAGTCGATGGGAGACCTATCTTCTGCTCTTCAGGATTGCCAAGCAGCTCTTTGCTTAGACCCGAACCATGCAGACACACTGGAGTTGTATCGAAGGACACAAAAGCTGAAATCTTGA
- the LOC130960216 gene encoding inactive receptor-like serine/threonine-protein kinase At2g40270 has product MTPLQQWLRMVVVCVVFLSIMSQCWTLKNNHDQIQVETIHSTYNSWNIGHHRKQLLQLQAPKSSKIHKPNKSNNNNNKIKETTSPSPSYFPSSSLSPNPESFSPSETPSNSPSSPLPLSPEASHSPSPSPSKSNTFIRNPSPLPSPLPASPPSVVSNWISAPSPAPLAAKKGESKSYSRQHFVIVWSTVGGFSFLVLVTAIVFACFRSNKVVTVKPWATGLSGQLQKAFVTGVPSLKRSELEVACEYFSNIIGSIPDGTVYKGTLSSGVEIAVAYSSVTSSKNWLKSMEAQYRKKIETLSRVNHKNFLNLIGYCEERKPFTRVMVFEYAPNGTLFEHLHVLEAEQLDWGMRVRIAMGIAYCLEHLHQLTPAVAHGDLISSSIYLTEDYAAKLSDLSFWNNTKGSEAIQLSETTWTHIKDNVYSFGMILFELITGRIPYAVENGFRVDWTAEYIRRQPLKDMVDTRLNNLKESEVEKWSQVIKSCVHPNAEKRPNMREVVAKLKEITAMEPDGATPKSSPLWWAELEIMDANSDINP; this is encoded by the exons ATGACTCCGTTACAGCAATGGCTGCGCATGGTGGTAGTTTGCGTGGTTTTCTTGAGCATCATGAGCCAGTGTTGGACCCTCAAGAACAATCATGATCAAATACAAGTAGAAACAATTCATAGCACATATAACTCATG GAACATTGGACATCATAGGAAGCAACTTCTACAACTACAAGCACCAAAATCTTCTAAAATACACAAACCAAACAAaagtaacaataataataataaaatcaaagAAACTACTTCACCATCACCATCATATTTTCCCTCTTCATCATTGTCACCAAATCCTGAAAGTTTCTCACCATCAGAAACTCCTTCAAATTCACCTTCATCTCCACTACCATTATCCCCTGAAGCTTCTCATTCCCCTTCACCATCTCCATCCAAATCTAATACCTTTATTCGCAATCCTTCACCTTTACCTTCGCCATTACCGGCCAGTCCACCTAGCGTTGTGTCGAATTGGATTTCAGCGCCATCGCCGGCTCCATTGGCAGCAAAGAAAGGGGAATCAAAGAGTTATTCAAGGCAACATTTTGTGATAGTTTGGTCAACAGTTGGTGGATTCTCATTCTTGGTTTTGGTGACAGCAATTGTTTTTGCTTGCTTCAGAAGTAATAAAGTTGTGACTGTGAAACCTTGGGCCACAGGGTTGAGTGGCCAGCTTCAAAAAGCATTTGTAACAG GTGTTCCAAGTCTGAAAAGATCAGAACTTGAAGTAGCTTGTGAATATTTCAGCAACATTATTGGTTCTATACCAGATGGAACTGTTTATAAGGGGACACTCTCCAGTGGAGTTGAGATAGCAGTGGCATATTCTTCAGTTACTTCATCTAAAAACTGGTTGAAAAGTATGGAAGCGCAATACCGGAAGAAG ATAGAGACATTGTCAAGGGTGAACCACAAGAATTTTTTGAACCTGATTGGATACTGTGAAGAGAGAAAGCCATTCACAAGGGTTATGGTTTTCGAGTATGCTCCGAATGGAACACTATTTGAGCATCTGCATG TCCTAGAAGCAGAACAACTAGACTGGGGAATGAGAGTGAGGATAGCTATGGGAATAGCCTATTGCCTAGAACATTTGCATCAACTGACGCCGGCCGTCGCCCACGGAGACCTGATCTCTTCCTCTATATACCTGACTGAAGACTATGCTGCCAAGTTATCAGACCTTAGTTTCTGGAACAACACAAAAGGTTCTGAAGCCATTCAGCTCTCTGAAACAACTTGGACACATATAAAGGACAATGTTTATAGCTTCGGCATGATACTGTTTGAATTGATAACCGGTAGGATTCCCTACGCCGTGGAAAACGGCTTTCGTGTGGATTGGACGGCGGAGTATATAAGGAGGCAGCCCTTGAAAGATATGGTGGATACAAGGCTGAACAATTTGAAAGAAAGTGAAGTTGAGAAATGGTCTCAAGTTATTAAGAGTTGTGTGCATCCAAATGCAGAGAAAAGACCAAATATGAGAGAGGTTGTTGCTAAGCTGAAGGAAATAACTGCTATGGAGCCTGATGGAGCAACTCCAAAATCATCACCACTATGGTGGGCAGAATTAGAAATTATGGATGCGAATTCAGACATTAATCCATGA
- the LOC130974388 gene encoding uncharacterized protein LOC130974388, whose protein sequence is MERRTRQPVIMGATPFQRSILEVRLPKHFDKPTDMRYDGTQDPLEHLTAFEARMNLEGVGDEVRCRAFPVTLAGPAIRWFNGLPQGSIHSFSDISRAFLAQFTTRIAKAKHPINLLGVTQRQGEPTRRYLDRFNDECLEIDGLTDSVASLCLTNGLLNENFRKHLTTKPVWTMHEIQTVAKEYINDEEVSRVVAANKRQSGYNQPRQHGNGDRPKERTREEAPNKTLRTFPRVGKFTNYTPLALPIVEVYQQIAEKGILPKARPLKDRTGGNKNLYCDYHKGYGHLTQDCFDLKDALEQAIREGKLAAFSHLIREPRRRYRDEDEEGKIRSAKRRPEPEGGDHGLTVINVVTAKNAAPRSRSAHKKDTKILSISSSPMRSSKKPPHISFGPEDQWFDDAPENPPMVITARVGIGLVKRILVDTGADSNIMFRNVFDALGLKDADLTTHQHGVIGLGDHFIKPDGVISLPISLGQPQGRRSAMAEFVILRDSTAYNIILGRKTINDFEAVINTKLLVMKFVTDDGSIGSVRGDLETAVACDNASLSLRKKSKEASGVFLADLDARVDDRPRPEPEGDLEKFRFGDEEDRFTFVNKNLPCELKEPLVKMIRANKDLFAWTPADMPGVDPKIMSHHLAVRAEARPVAQRRRKMSAERAEEVAKQTASLLEAGFIREVDYSTWLSNVVLVKKHNGKWRMCVDYSDLNKACPKDCFPLPNIDALVDAAAGYRYLSFMDAYSGKTVEVYVDDILAKTTRPDDLLNDLASVFASLRRHGMRLNPLKCAFAMEAGKFLGFMITQRGVEANPEKCQAILQMKSPGDIKDVQRLAGRLASLSRFLGASATKALPFFNLMKKGIAFEWTPACEEAFQHFKEILAAPPVLGKPKDGEPLYLYLAITGEALAAVLVLEVGRKQQPVYFVSRALQGAELRYNKLEKLALALLTSSRRLKQYFQSHQIVVRTDQGIRQVLQKPDLAGRMMTWSIELSQYDIRYEPRQAIKAQAMADFLVEVAGDPTEDTNTRWKLHVDGASNQAFGGAGIILESPAGVVYEQSIKFEFPVSNNQAEYEALIGGLALATEVGATRLEICSDSQIVTSQVNGSYQARDPLLQKYLEKVKDLSRKFEEVTIQHVPRERNTRADLLSKLASTKPGEGNRSLIQGKMKEPAVTLHLTKLNPSWLDPITDFLENGKLPDNEKDAKKLRREAARYAIIQGQLFRKGFNHPLLKCLHPDQTDYVLREVHEGCCGHHIGGKALARKLIRAGYYWPSMMVDSMEFVRKCVKCQENANFHRAPASELSLLTSSRPFSQWGVDLLGPFPVGPGQVKYLVVAVDYYTKWIEAEPLAIVISDNGTQFTDKKFTEFLAGLGIKQRFSSVEHPQTNGQAESANKIILLGIKKRLDGKKGAWADELASVLWSYRTTEQSSTKETPFRLTYGTDAVIPVEIGEPSPRLLLKGIEKTVEKDLIEETREMAHLAEAALKQRMALRYNAKALKRKFEENDLVLRRNDIGPSTPGEGKLAANWEGPYRIKEVIGRGAYKLERLNGKEVPRTWNADNLRRFYS, encoded by the exons ATGGAGAGGAGAACACGACAACCCGTGATAATGGGCGCCACCCCATTCCAGCGATCTATCCTCGAAGTCCGGTtgccgaaacacttcgacaaaccaacggacatgaggtacgacggaACCCAAGACCCTCTAGAACACCTCACGGCCTTTGAGGCCAGGATGAATCTGGAGGGGGTAGGGGACGAGGTAAGATGTCGCGCCTTCCCGGTAACCTTAGCGGGACCCGCGATCAGGTGGTTTAACGGCCTTCCGCAGGGGTCCATCCACAGCTTCTCGGATATCAGCCGTGCATTCCTAGCCCAATTTACAACGCGAATAGCAAAGGCGAAACACCCGATCAACCTTCTGGGGGTTACCCAAAGACAGGGAGAGCCGACAAGGAGGTACCTAGATCGTTTCAACGACGAATGCCTTGAAATCGACGGCTTGACCGATTCGGTGGCCAGCCTTTGCTTAACAAATGGCCTCCTCAACGAGAACTTCCGGAAACACCTTACCACGAAGCCCGTCTGGACGATGCACGAGATCCAGACGGTAGCCAAAGAGTACATAAACGATGAGGAAGTCAGTCGAGTCGTGGCTGCCAACAAACGGCAGTCCGGCTACAATCAACCGCGGCAACACGGGAACGGGGACAGGCCAAAGGAGCGAACCAGGGAAGAGGCGCCAAACAAGACGCTGAGGACATTCCCCCGAGTCGGGAAATTCaccaactacacccccctcgcGCTCCCTATCGTGGAAGTGTACCAACAAATAGCAGAGAAAGGAATCCTGCCGAAAGCCCGACCGCTCAAGGACCGCACCGGAGGGAACAAAAACCTCTATTGCGACTACCACAAAGGCTACGGTCACCTGACGCAGGATTGTTTTGACCTAAAGGACGCACTCGAACAAGCAATAAGAGAAGGCAAACTAGCAGCATTCTCCCACCTTATCAGGGAGCCAAGGAGACGTTATCGCGACGAAGATGAGGAAGGCAAGATCCGTTCGGCCAAGCGACGGCCAGAGCCGGAAGGCGGAGATCACGGCCTCACTGTGATAAACGTAGTGACGGCCAAAAACGCTGCACCCAGATCCAGATCCGCACACAAGAAAGATACAAAGATACTGTCAATTTCCTCCTCACCGATGCGGAGTTCTAAGAAGCCCCCGCACATCTCCTTCGGCCCGGAAGACCAATGGTTCGACGACGCCCCGGAAAACCCACCCATGGTCATCACGGCCCGGGTGGGAATCGGCCTCGTTAAACGCATCCTCGTCGATACAGGGGCGGACTCGAACATCATGTTCCGCAATGTATTCGACGCGCTAGGGCTCAAAGACGCCGATCTGACGACTCACCAACACGGGGTCATAGGGCTAGGGGATCATTTCATTAAGCCGGACGGAGTGATATCCCTGCCAATCTCATTGGGACAACCTCAGGGTCGAAGGTCGGCGATGGCCGAGTTCGTGATCCTCCGAGACTCGACTGCCTATaacatcatcttgggaaggAAGACGATCAACGACTTCGAGGCCGTAATCAATACAAAGCTGCTAGTTATGAAGTTTGTTACCGACGACGGATCTATAGGATCCGTAAGAGGAGACCTCGAGACGGCGGTCGCTTGCGACAATGCCAGCCTCTCCTTAAGAAAGAAGTCTAAGGAGGCGTCCGGCGTATTCCTGGCCGACCTAGATGCCAGGGTAGACGACAGGCCCAGGCCGGAGCCAGAAGGAGATCTAGAGAAGTTCAGGTTCGGCGACGAAGAGGATAGATTCACATTCGTCAACAAGAACCTCCCGTGCGAGCTGAAGGAGCCCTTGGTCAAAATGATAAGAGCCAACAAAGACTTGTTCGCCTGGACACCGGCCGACATGCCGGGCGTAGACCCAAAAATCATGTCGCATCATTTAGCCGTCAGGGCGGAAGCGCGTCCAGTGGCCCAACGTAGGAGGAAAATGTCGGCAGAAAGGGCAGAGGAGGTGGCCAAGCAGACGGCCAGCCTCCTCGAGGCAGGCTTTATACGAGAAGTAGACTACTCGACATGGCTCTCGAACGTAGTCCTGGTGAAAAAACACAACggcaagtggagaatgtgcgtaGACTACTCtgacctcaacaaagcttgtccGAAGGATTGCTTCCCCCTCCCTAACATAGACGCACTCGTCGACGCCGCGGCGGGATATCGGTACCTGagcttcatggacgcctactccg GGAAGACAGTCGAAGTCTACGTAGACGACATCCTTGCGAAGACGACAAGACCTGACGATCTCTTAAACGATCTGGCAAGTGTCTTTGCGTCTCTCCGACGACATGGAATGAGGCTGAACCCCCTCAAGTGTGCTTTCGCCATGGAAGCAGGGAAATTCCTTGGATTCATGATAACCCAGAGAGGGGTGGAAGCcaacccggagaaatgccaAGCCATACTCCAGATGAAGAGCCCGGGTGATATAAAGGACGTCCAAAGGTTAGCGGGACGGCTGGCCTCGCTGTCGCGGTTTCTCGGAGCATCCGCAACAAAGGCCCTGCCATTCTtcaacctcatgaagaaaggaATAGCGTTCGAATGGACACCCGCATGCGAGGAAGCCTTTCAGCACTTTAAGGAAATTCTGGCGGCACCCCCGGTCCTCGGAAAGCCAAAAGATGGGGAACCGTTGTACCTTTATCTCGCTATAACAGGAGAAGCTCTGGCCGCGGTCTTGGTGTTAGAAGTAGGGAGGAAGCAGCAACCAGTCTACTTTGTCAGCAGGGCCCTGCAAGGGGCAGAATTGAGGTATAACAAATTGGAAAAGCTAGCTCTGGCACTCCTGACCTCTTCGCGAAGGTTAAAGCAATACTTCCAAAGTCACCAGATTGTCGTGAGAACGGACCAAGGGATCCGACAAGTGCTCCAAAAACCCGACTtggcgggaagaatgatgaccTGGTCCATTGAACTCTCCCAGTACGACATACGATACGAAccccggcaagccatcaaggcgcaGGCGATGGCAGATTTTTTGGTAGAAGTAGCGGGGGATCCAACAGAAGACACGAacacacggtggaagctccatgttgacggagcctccaaccaaGCGTTCGGGGGCGCCGGGATCATCCTGGAGAGCCCAGCCGGGGTCGTGTACGAACAGTCAATCAAGTTCGAGTTCCCCGtctcaaacaaccaagcagaatatgaagcccttATAGGAGGACTGGCCTTGGCAACAGAAGTTGGGGCAACGAGGTTAGAGATATGCAGCGACTCGCAGATCGTCACCTCCCAAGTGAACGGGAGCTACCAAGCTAGGGACCCCCTACTGCAGAAATACCTGGAAAAAGTCAAAGACTTGAGCCGGAAGTTTGAAGAAGTCACGATCCAGCACGTTCCAAGAGAACGGAACACACGGGCAGATCTCCTGTCGAAGTtggccagcaccaaaccaggagaGGGCAACCGATCTCTCATCCAGGGGAAGATGAAAGAGCCGGCGGTCACACTACATCTCACAAAGCTAAACCCCTCCTGGCTGGACCCCATCACCGACTTCTTAGAAAACGGCAAGCTCCCCGACAATGAAAAAGACGCTAAGAAGCTAAGAAGGGAAGCTGCCAGATATGCCATCATCCAGGGTCAGCTGTTCAGAAAAGGGTTCAACCACCCCCTGCTGAAGTGTTTACACCCCGACCAGACGGATTACGTCCTTAGGGAAGTCCATGAAGGGTGTTGCGGCCACCACATAGGAGGCAAGGCCCTAGCGAGGAAGTTAATCCGAGCCGGATACTATTGGCCATCAATGATGGTCGACTCCATGGAATTTGTCAGGAAGTGCGTCAAGTGCCAAGAAAATGCCAACTTCCATCGTGCGCCGGCCTCAGAACTCAGCTTGCTAACGTCCTCCCGACCATTCTCCCAATGGGGAGTCGACCTCTTAGGACCCTTTCCCGTAGGCccgggacaagtcaaataccttgTAGTTGCTGTTGACTACTACACgaaatggatagaagccgaaccGCTGGCCA tcgtcatctcggacaaTGGGACACAGTTCACCGACAAGaaattcacagaattcctcgcCGGCCTGGGCATAAAGCAGAGATTCTCCTCGGTGGAACATCCACAGACAAACGGCCAGGCCGAGTCCGCAAATAAAATCATCCTGTTAGGGATCAAGAAACGGTTGGACGGCAAAAAGGGCGCTTGGGCCGACGAGCTCGCCTCAGTCCTATGGTCCTACCGAACAACAGAGCAGTCCTCCACTAAAGAAACGCCCTTTCGATTAACGTACGGGACAGATGCAGTGATACCAGTAGAGATCGGGGAACCGAGCCCACGACTACTTCTGAAGGGAATAGAGAAAACTGTCGAAAAGGACCTGATAGAAGAGACCAGGGAAATGGCCCACCTGGCGGAGGCGGCACTAAAACAGAGAATGGCTTTACGCTACAACGCCAAAGCGCTCAAAAGAAAGTTCGAAGAAAATGACCTCGTTTTGAGGCGTAACGACATCGGCCCATCCACCCCTGGGGAAGGCAAGCTGGCGGCGAACTGGGAAGGACCGTACCGAATCAAAGAGGTAATAGGAAGAGGAGCGTACAAGCTAGAAAGACTTAACGGCAAAGAGGTCCCGAGGACATGGAATGCGGATAACTTGAGAAGGTTTTATTCCTAA